DNA sequence from the Sinomonas terrae genome:
GCAGCCCAGGAGATGCCGCGACGAGGTCTGCGAGCCCGCCGACTTCGGACGGCAGGGCGCCGCCGCGGCCGGGCTCTGCATTCTCGTCGAGGTTCACTTGGATCAGGCACGCGAGCGGTGGGCGGCCTTCACGCGCTGGCTCCGAGGCAGCTGCTTTGGACAGCGCTGCGGCGAGGGCGGGGCGGTCCACCGAATGGACCACGTCGGCGTACCGCACCACGCTCTTGGCCTTGTTCGTCTGCAGTTGGCCGATGAAGTGCCACGAGAGGTCGAGATCGGCGAGTTCCCGAGCCTTCGCCGAAGCCTCCTGATCCCGGTTCTCCCCTACGTCAGCAACCCCGAGCTCGGCCAAGGCACGGACGTCACTCGCCGGATGAAACTTTGTG
Encoded proteins:
- a CDS encoding YggS family pyridoxal phosphate-dependent enzyme, whose translation is MADSVSVATAERRAELAASLTRVRERIAAASRAAGRDDAPELIVVTKFHPASDVRALAELGVADVGENRDQEASAKARELADLDLSWHFIGQLQTNKAKSVVRYADVVHSVDRPALAAALSKAAASEPAREGRPPLACLIQVNLDENAEPGRGGALPSEVGGLADLVAASPGLRLAGIMAVAPLGEDPTRAFARLAICAADLRKNHPRATMVSAGMSQDLEQAIAAGATHVRIGTDVLGPRPRVL